Proteins encoded in a region of the Mucilaginibacter sabulilitoris genome:
- a CDS encoding glycosyltransferase family 117 protein has translation MSYNKINNLLGWLCLLIAFGTYVLTLEPSVSFWDCGEFISCAYRLQVSHQPGYPMFAMLGKLFSLLSLGDNTKVPYFTNLGSALASGATVMFLFWTITALAKKILLTRDETPTTPQLISIMGAGLVGALAFAYTDTFWFSAVETIVFALSSLCTAVVFWAILKWDAHADEPGADKWIVLIAYIMGLSIGIHLLNLLTIPAITMVYYLRRYKKPSWKSGLLAFTISIVILGLVQYGIREYTIKIAAYFDLFFVNTLGLGFWSGAISFFLLIVALLVAGIIYSIRNKKPALNLALVCLAFIYFGYGSFAYIPIRASANTDLNNSHPDNAFTLNGYLNRVQYGDNPLLYGPYFDAKVIDQSEGTAMYRKGRNRYEVAGKKPNYVFDHNSIMPRMHSTEGDQDYTQNVQFYKQWLQLADGQRPTFADNMRWMLSWQMYQMYWRYFMWNFVGRYNDLDGQTSTVAIDGNWTSGLFDGGKHLPKSLTSSNLYTPLYALPLIVGLMGMFYHFKQKKGDAIIIALLWFFTGLAIVLYVNQINIQPRERDYSYVGSFYAFAIWIGLGVLAINDFVRRKVNARGAALASVGVCLLAAPVLLARQEWGGHDRSTKTIAHDMAYNFLISCPKNAILFTYGDNDTYSLWYDQEVEGVRPDVRIVCNSLFGMDWYIRQMQRPMNQSAPLPVTMSFDKYKQGTRDVVAYSDAKISGYVDVKDVFDFITSDDSRTKVQYQNGETMNYLPTRNFKMAINPDEIVKNGVISPGQKNMLTKSMEWKYDANYMFKDDLALTDIIAHNNWKRPICFSIGFSPDNMRGLQPYCYKEGFVYHLIPFKADTSLQNQLSKVNSLVMYNNVMNKFKFGNFKHAKYLDPVSRTEFYPFMETTFHDLAQGLIKDGHNDLALNTLHKFDREMPDINPNIDSAHRKLLLAQVAYKLNDKELANRYVKGIDHYLTGQLAYNYALLQNKPEALNTGEVQYQLYVLNGLVDTTKNYQETALHNRFQAQLDDYGNKFAALLNRE, from the coding sequence ATGAGCTATAATAAAATCAATAACCTGTTAGGCTGGCTATGCCTGTTGATAGCCTTTGGCACCTATGTTTTAACCCTGGAACCATCTGTTAGTTTTTGGGATTGCGGCGAGTTTATTTCCTGCGCTTACCGGCTGCAGGTCTCGCACCAGCCGGGTTACCCTATGTTTGCCATGCTGGGTAAACTCTTTTCGCTTTTATCCCTGGGCGATAATACTAAAGTGCCTTATTTTACGAATTTGGGCTCGGCCCTGGCCAGCGGTGCAACGGTAATGTTTTTGTTCTGGACAATTACCGCGCTGGCCAAAAAAATACTCCTTACCAGAGACGAAACACCAACTACACCCCAGCTGATATCCATCATGGGAGCCGGACTGGTGGGAGCACTGGCGTTTGCCTATACCGATACTTTTTGGTTTTCGGCAGTGGAAACCATCGTATTCGCCCTATCGTCTTTATGCACAGCAGTAGTATTCTGGGCCATTTTAAAATGGGACGCCCATGCCGATGAACCGGGTGCGGATAAATGGATAGTGCTTATTGCCTACATCATGGGGCTTTCCATTGGCATACACCTGTTAAACCTGCTCACTATTCCGGCTATTACTATGGTTTATTATTTGCGCCGGTATAAAAAACCTTCATGGAAAAGCGGTCTTTTGGCTTTTACGATCAGTATTGTTATACTGGGTTTGGTTCAGTATGGCATCAGGGAGTACACCATAAAAATAGCTGCCTATTTCGACTTGTTTTTTGTAAATACACTGGGGCTTGGTTTTTGGAGTGGTGCCATAAGCTTTTTTCTGCTTATTGTGGCGTTACTGGTAGCAGGCATCATTTACAGCATCCGCAACAAAAAGCCTGCGTTGAACCTGGCGCTGGTGTGTTTAGCATTTATATATTTTGGTTATGGCTCGTTTGCTTATATACCTATTCGCGCTTCGGCAAATACCGATCTCAACAACTCGCATCCCGATAACGCATTTACGCTTAATGGTTACCTCAACCGTGTGCAATACGGCGATAACCCTTTACTATATGGTCCTTATTTTGATGCCAAAGTTATTGATCAGAGCGAAGGCACTGCCATGTACCGCAAAGGCCGGAACCGTTATGAAGTAGCCGGTAAAAAGCCAAATTATGTATTTGACCATAACAGCATAATGCCTCGTATGCACAGTACCGAAGGGGATCAGGATTATACTCAAAATGTGCAGTTCTACAAACAATGGCTACAACTGGCCGATGGGCAAAGGCCAACCTTTGCCGATAACATGAGATGGATGCTGAGCTGGCAGATGTACCAGATGTATTGGCGCTATTTTATGTGGAACTTTGTTGGCCGCTATAATGATTTGGACGGGCAAACCAGCACTGTAGCTATTGATGGTAATTGGACATCGGGTTTATTTGATGGCGGTAAGCATTTACCAAAATCGTTAACCAGTTCAAATTTATACACTCCCTTATACGCACTGCCATTGATTGTTGGTCTAATGGGCATGTTTTATCATTTTAAACAAAAGAAAGGTGATGCTATAATAATTGCCCTGCTTTGGTTTTTTACCGGACTGGCTATTGTTTTATATGTTAACCAGATAAACATACAACCCCGTGAGCGCGATTACTCTTATGTAGGTTCTTTTTATGCCTTTGCTATTTGGATAGGGTTGGGCGTGCTGGCAATTAACGATTTTGTTCGGCGCAAAGTGAATGCCCGGGGGGCAGCGCTGGCATCGGTTGGTGTGTGTTTGCTGGCAGCACCTGTTTTACTGGCCAGGCAGGAATGGGGCGGGCATGATCGCTCAACCAAAACCATTGCGCATGATATGGCTTATAATTTCCTGATATCGTGCCCCAAAAACGCTATCCTGTTTACCTATGGCGATAATGATACCTACTCGCTGTGGTATGACCAGGAGGTAGAAGGTGTAAGGCCTGATGTGCGGATAGTATGCAATAGTTTATTTGGCATGGATTGGTACATAAGGCAAATGCAGCGGCCAATGAACCAATCGGCTCCTTTGCCTGTTACCATGTCCTTTGATAAATACAAACAGGGTACTCGCGATGTAGTTGCTTATAGCGACGCTAAAATATCCGGTTATGTTGATGTAAAAGATGTGTTTGATTTTATAACCTCTGATGACAGCCGAACCAAGGTGCAATACCAAAATGGCGAAACCATGAACTATTTACCTACCAGAAACTTTAAAATGGCCATCAATCCCGACGAAATAGTGAAAAATGGAGTAATCAGTCCCGGTCAAAAAAACATGTTGACCAAAAGCATGGAATGGAAATACGATGCCAATTATATGTTTAAAGACGATTTGGCTTTGACGGATATCATAGCGCATAATAACTGGAAACGACCAATTTGCTTTAGTATCGGATTTAGTCCGGATAATATGAGGGGATTACAGCCCTATTGCTACAAAGAAGGGTTTGTTTATCACCTGATACCGTTTAAGGCCGATACCTCATTGCAAAATCAGCTGAGCAAGGTAAATAGCCTGGTTATGTATAATAACGTGATGAACAAATTTAAATTCGGAAATTTTAAACATGCCAAATATTTAGACCCAGTTTCAAGAACCGAGTTTTATCCGTTTATGGAGACCACTTTCCATGATTTGGCCCAGGGACTTATCAAAGATGGCCATAATGATCTGGCTTTAAACACCCTGCATAAGTTTGACCGGGAAATGCCGGATATTAATCCCAATATTGATTCGGCACATCGCAAACTGCTTTTGGCGCAGGTAGCCTATAAGTTGAACGATAAAGAGCTGGCTAACCGTTATGTAAAAGGCATTGATCATTACCTTACCGGTCAGTTGGCATATAACTATGCTTTGTTGCAAAATAAGCCCGAGGCCCTGAACACGGGTGAGGTACAATACCAGCTTTATGTATTGAATGGTTTGGTTGATACTACTAAAAATTACCAGGAAACAGCCCTGCATAACCGGTTTCAAGCTCAATTGGATGATTATGGGAACAAGTTTGCGGCTTTATTGAACAGAGAGTAA
- the kdsB gene encoding 3-deoxy-manno-octulosonate cytidylyltransferase yields the protein MKILGIIPARYASSRFPGKPLVDIAGKSMIQRVYEQAKKCNSLSEVIVATDDDRIFNHTQAFGGIAVMTADTHQSGTDRCAEVARLHPEYDVIINIQGDEPFIDPQQITKLTACFNDADTQLATLIKRIKTAEELFNSNSPKVVVNKLSEAVYFSRSTLPHIRGQEPENWLEFHTFFKHIGIYGYRADVLQQITKLPVSLLEKAESLEQLRWIENGYRIKVAETNLETYAVDVPEDLQKLNTMF from the coding sequence ATGAAAATCCTTGGTATCATACCCGCCCGTTACGCATCTTCCCGGTTTCCGGGCAAGCCTTTGGTTGATATTGCGGGCAAAAGCATGATTCAGCGGGTTTACGAGCAGGCAAAAAAGTGCAACAGTTTAAGTGAAGTAATTGTAGCTACCGATGATGACCGCATATTTAATCATACCCAAGCCTTTGGCGGCATAGCCGTAATGACGGCCGATACCCACCAAAGCGGTACCGATCGTTGTGCCGAAGTGGCACGGCTGCATCCTGAATATGATGTAATTATTAACATACAGGGCGATGAACCTTTTATCGATCCGCAGCAGATCACTAAGTTAACAGCCTGTTTCAATGATGCTGACACTCAGTTAGCCACACTCATAAAACGGATTAAAACAGCTGAAGAGCTTTTTAACAGCAACTCACCTAAAGTGGTTGTCAATAAACTTTCTGAAGCGGTTTATTTTTCGCGCTCTACCCTACCGCATATCCGCGGACAGGAGCCTGAGAACTGGCTGGAATTTCATACGTTTTTTAAACATATCGGCATCTACGGCTACAGGGCCGATGTGTTGCAGCAAATTACAAAACTCCCGGTATCATTGTTAGAGAAGGCCGAAAGCCTTGAGCAGTTGCGCTGGATTGAAAACGGTTACCGCATAAAAGTTGCCGAAACCAACCTGGAAACCTACGCCGTTGATGTGCCTGAAGATCTGCAGAAATTGAATACGATGTTTTAG
- a CDS encoding deoxynucleoside kinase: MHIAIVGNIGAGKTTLTEMLAKNYGWDPVFEAVDNNPYLEDFYSDMKRWSFNLQIYFLNTRYRQIVDIQKSGRNILQDRTIYEDAYIFAENLHDMGLMTTRDYENYQSIFDNITEFIKPPDLLVYLKASVPTLVNNIQRRGREYEIGIRLDYLSKLNEKYDKWIKNYKLGKLLILDKDNLDFANNTEDMATIVNLIEREINGLF; encoded by the coding sequence ATGCACATAGCTATTGTAGGAAACATAGGAGCCGGTAAAACCACACTTACCGAAATGCTGGCCAAAAATTACGGATGGGACCCAGTGTTTGAGGCTGTTGATAATAACCCTTATCTGGAAGACTTTTACAGCGATATGAAACGCTGGAGCTTTAACCTGCAAATTTATTTCCTGAACACCCGCTACCGCCAGATTGTCGATATACAAAAAAGTGGTCGCAATATTTTGCAGGACCGTACCATTTATGAAGATGCCTATATTTTTGCCGAAAACCTGCACGATATGGGCCTCATGACTACCCGTGATTACGAAAATTATCAATCTATATTTGATAATATAACCGAATTTATAAAACCACCTGATCTGTTAGTTTACCTCAAAGCGTCGGTGCCTACACTGGTTAACAACATACAGCGCCGGGGCCGGGAATATGAGATCGGGATTCGTTTAGATTATCTTTCCAAACTGAACGAAAAATATGATAAATGGATAAAGAACTACAAGCTGGGCAAGTTGCTTATACTCGATAAAGATAATCTTGATTTTGCAAACAATACCGAAGATATGGCTACAATAGTAAACCTAATTGAACGGGAAATTAACGGGTTGTTTTAA
- the trpS gene encoding tryptophan--tRNA ligase, whose protein sequence is METVVSGIRSTGNLHLGNYYGALQNFIKMQNEYNCFFFIADLHSLTTHPTPANLHGNVKQVLVEYLAAGINPDTATIYIQSDVPEVTELYLYLNMNAYMGELERSTSFKDKVRAQPDNVNAGLLTYPVLMAADILIHRATKVPVGKDQEQHLEMSRTFGNRFNRLYNHEYFPEPYAFNFSNNLVKIPGLDGKGKMGKSEGEGNAIFLSDTPEAIRKKVMRAVTDSGPTAENQEKPSEIQNLFDLMKVVSTPDTLVHFDNLYNSCTIRYGDLKKQLAEDMINATAPIRDCINAIAGDAEYLRKVAQQGADKARESASKTIREVREIIGFKKF, encoded by the coding sequence ATGGAAACTGTTGTTAGTGGCATCCGTTCAACCGGAAATTTACACTTAGGAAATTATTACGGGGCATTGCAAAACTTTATAAAGATGCAAAATGAATACAATTGCTTCTTTTTCATTGCCGATCTGCATTCGTTAACTACACACCCCACTCCTGCCAATCTGCACGGTAACGTAAAGCAGGTTTTGGTAGAATATTTGGCCGCCGGTATCAATCCGGATACGGCTACCATATATATACAAAGTGATGTACCCGAAGTAACCGAGCTGTACCTGTACCTGAACATGAACGCCTACATGGGCGAACTGGAACGCAGTACATCGTTTAAAGACAAAGTACGCGCCCAACCTGATAATGTAAACGCCGGACTGCTTACCTACCCGGTTTTAATGGCTGCCGATATCCTTATTCATCGGGCTACCAAGGTGCCAGTTGGTAAAGATCAGGAACAACACCTGGAGATGTCACGTACTTTTGGAAATCGTTTTAACAGACTTTACAATCACGAATATTTCCCGGAGCCTTACGCGTTTAACTTCAGTAATAACCTCGTAAAAATTCCGGGGCTTGATGGTAAAGGAAAAATGGGCAAATCGGAGGGTGAAGGCAATGCTATTTTCCTGAGCGATACTCCTGAAGCCATCCGCAAGAAAGTAATGCGCGCTGTAACTGACAGCGGCCCTACTGCAGAAAATCAGGAAAAACCATCAGAGATTCAAAACCTGTTTGACCTGATGAAAGTGGTTTCTACCCCTGATACTTTAGTTCATTTTGATAACCTATATAATAGCTGCACAATCCGTTACGGCGATTTAAAAAAACAGCTGGCCGAAGACATGATCAACGCTACCGCCCCTATCCGCGATTGTATTAATGCCATTGCCGGCGATGCTGAATACTTAAGAAAGGTAGCCCAGCAAGGAGCAGACAAAGCCAGGGAAAGTGCCTCAAAAACCATCAGAGAAGTGCGGGAAATCATCGGCTTTAAGAAATTTTAA
- a CDS encoding lysophospholipid acyltransferase family protein, with the protein MKLALKRIHTYFYQYSVGFFFILFWPVLYLLKKRPWLYKYINKIRQFIALISSAISGIFYRATFEQPIDWSRTYVICPNHTSNLDVSAISTNLRNNHCFMGKAELLDHFVLRYFFTTIDITVNRESKMSSFRAFKLASEKLKDGVSVVIFPEATIPDAYPPVLHSFKNGPFRLAIEMKVPIIPVTSMDTWKVLWDTGKEFGSRPGICDIFVHKPIETAHLTLDDADALRDEVYAIIKKKLPQA; encoded by the coding sequence ATGAAATTAGCATTGAAAAGAATACACACTTATTTTTACCAGTATAGTGTTGGCTTCTTTTTTATATTATTTTGGCCGGTATTATATCTGCTCAAAAAAAGGCCCTGGCTATATAAGTACATTAACAAAATAAGGCAGTTTATTGCCCTGATAAGCTCAGCAATATCCGGCATTTTTTACAGGGCGACATTTGAACAGCCCATCGATTGGAGCAGAACCTATGTAATATGTCCAAACCATACCTCAAATCTTGATGTATCGGCCATTAGTACCAACTTGCGCAACAACCATTGCTTTATGGGCAAGGCCGAGCTGCTTGATCATTTTGTACTCAGGTATTTTTTTACCACTATTGATATTACCGTTAACCGCGAAAGTAAAATGTCGTCATTCCGGGCGTTTAAACTGGCGTCTGAAAAGTTGAAGGACGGGGTAAGTGTAGTAATATTTCCGGAAGCTACTATTCCCGATGCTTATCCGCCGGTTTTGCACTCGTTTAAGAATGGCCCTTTCAGGCTCGCTATTGAAATGAAGGTGCCTATAATACCCGTAACATCGATGGATACCTGGAAAGTGCTTTGGGATACCGGAAAGGAATTTGGCAGCAGACCCGGAATTTGTGATATATTTGTACATAAACCCATTGAAACGGCACATTTGACCTTAGACGATGCGGACGCGTTACGCGATGAGGTTTATGCCATTATTAAAAAGAAATTGCCACAAGCATGA
- the gatC gene encoding Asp-tRNA(Asn)/Glu-tRNA(Gln) amidotransferase subunit GatC, with the protein MTIDKETVEKVAHLARLELNETEKEEMIKDMSKILDFMAKLNELDTSGVEPLVYMSDDVNVLREDEVKQRVTHEEALENAPKHDENYFLVAKVIEK; encoded by the coding sequence ATGACTATAGATAAAGAAACAGTTGAAAAAGTTGCCCACCTGGCCCGTTTGGAGCTTAACGAAACGGAAAAAGAGGAAATGATAAAGGACATGAGCAAGATACTTGACTTTATGGCCAAGCTTAATGAATTGGATACATCGGGAGTTGAACCGCTGGTTTACATGAGCGACGACGTAAATGTGTTACGTGAGGATGAGGTAAAGCAACGCGTTACTCATGAAGAAGCATTAGAAAACGCGCCCAAGCATGATGAAAATTACTTCCTGGTGGCTAAAGTGATTGAAAAATAA
- a CDS encoding ABC transporter ATP-binding protein, whose product MEPVNTAKPLITINDIGRKYVIGSEVIHALKSVSLSINKGEFVALMGPSGSGKSTLMNILGCLDTPSKGEYILNGINVSHMSDNELAEVRNSEIGFVFQTFNLLPRNTALDNVALPLIYAGINKEKRMQRATNALKNVGLGNRIDHKPNELSGGQRQRVAVARALINDPSIILADEPTGNLDTKTSIEIMGLIEDIHAKGNTIILVTHEEDIAKHAHRIVRMRDGLIENDYLNTEIQTVNRRTEEV is encoded by the coding sequence ATGGAGCCGGTAAATACTGCTAAACCACTAATAACTATAAATGATATCGGGCGCAAGTACGTAATAGGCTCCGAAGTAATTCATGCGCTTAAATCGGTTTCGTTATCTATCAACAAGGGTGAGTTTGTAGCGTTAATGGGCCCATCCGGTTCGGGCAAGTCAACCCTGATGAATATTTTAGGCTGCCTGGATACCCCGTCAAAGGGTGAATATATATTGAACGGCATCAATGTAAGCCACATGTCTGATAATGAACTTGCCGAAGTACGTAACTCCGAAATTGGTTTCGTTTTCCAGACATTTAACTTGCTGCCGCGTAATACCGCCCTTGATAATGTAGCCTTGCCCTTAATTTACGCGGGCATCAATAAAGAAAAACGTATGCAACGGGCAACCAATGCCCTTAAAAATGTAGGTCTTGGTAACCGTATTGATCATAAACCTAATGAACTATCTGGCGGACAAAGACAGCGCGTAGCCGTAGCCCGTGCGCTCATCAATGATCCATCAATTATTTTGGCTGATGAGCCTACTGGTAACCTGGATACCAAAACATCAATTGAAATAATGGGACTGATTGAGGATATACATGCCAAAGGCAATACCATTATATTAGTAACCCACGAAGAAGATATAGCCAAACACGCCCACCGCATTGTACGTATGCGCGATGGTCTGATTGAGAATGATTACCTCAATACCGAGATCCAAACTGTAAACCGCAGAACAGAAGAGGTGTAA